In Pseudobdellovibrionaceae bacterium, the following proteins share a genomic window:
- a CDS encoding peptidase, protein MIVIDPIKDLSFASEEELFTYFRPQIEDIEGFYFEWRKQFKKDIAQKDFEKYEKHLSGCLLNPDEALINGDITDQEVAIFIKKIDEKKSIYYVAFCYLVEDDPSFIFLHFPTTSNELLNELRQRSVLLFDSQTKDVYPGAIEGDSLTEGDELAKGHYKAMLVLRGENDIPVDQFKAYAHLREESIEYADEIWRHSDSFGQNLVTFIKSFSEGENLYYIVVTLEDVISDSNILLFSFPTKDETLMERYRTGENLQADEVIQESSH, encoded by the coding sequence ATGATAGTGATAGATCCCATAAAAGATCTTTCTTTTGCAAGTGAGGAAGAGCTGTTCACCTACTTTCGCCCCCAGATTGAAGACATCGAAGGTTTTTATTTCGAGTGGCGTAAACAATTTAAAAAAGACATCGCGCAAAAAGACTTTGAAAAGTACGAAAAGCATCTTTCGGGATGTCTTTTAAATCCAGACGAAGCTCTGATCAATGGCGACATTACAGATCAAGAGGTCGCAATTTTTATTAAAAAAATAGATGAAAAGAAATCCATCTACTATGTGGCCTTTTGTTATTTGGTCGAAGATGATCCTAGTTTTATCTTTTTGCACTTCCCCACAACATCTAATGAACTCTTAAATGAATTAAGACAAAGATCAGTGTTGCTGTTTGATAGCCAAACTAAGGATGTCTATCCTGGAGCTATCGAAGGGGACTCTTTGACTGAAGGCGATGAGTTGGCGAAGGGCCATTACAAGGCCATGCTGGTGTTAAGGGGCGAGAACGACATTCCTGTGGATCAGTTCAAGGCCTATGCTCATCTTCGAGAAGAAAGCATAGAGTATGCTGATGAGATTTGGAGACACTCAGATAGTTTTGGACAAAACCTTGTGACTTTTATTAAGAGTTTTTCTGAAGGGGAAAATCTGTATTATATTGTGGTGACCCTTGAAGATGTGATTTCTGATAGTAATATTTTACTGTTCTCTTTTCCCACTAAAGATGAAACTTTAATGGAAAGATATAGAACGGGCGAGAACTTACAAGCTGATGAAGTGATCCAGGAGAGCAGTCATTAA
- a CDS encoding matrixin family metalloprotease has product MAQQKFKYLFMTLTLAALLLACSMETESLGSASCNFVTNSSKQRVSWKHTLPIKFRLHESVPPEAMASIYEAADLWNRMSVKPVIEVVSVGHKGAPSTRDQIPVIYWMHEWEDDRFLEQARTTVRWLQDQLVDADIKVNAKNFSFFYHNQERQLGAVDFVGLMVHEFGHALGFAHNSVQESVMFYQLRRGQERRKANNGLVFHETDIASYQCEYGEDMVLSFYVDAIKTGDSGIVSGASNP; this is encoded by the coding sequence ATGGCACAGCAAAAGTTTAAATACTTATTTATGACTCTCACCTTGGCAGCATTGCTACTAGCATGCAGTATGGAAACAGAATCTTTAGGGTCTGCGTCCTGTAACTTTGTCACCAACTCTTCAAAACAGAGGGTGTCATGGAAACACACCCTTCCTATTAAGTTCCGTTTGCACGAGAGTGTGCCTCCAGAGGCTATGGCTTCCATTTATGAGGCCGCAGACTTGTGGAATAGAATGTCTGTAAAACCAGTTATTGAGGTGGTCAGCGTGGGGCACAAAGGGGCTCCTTCTACCAGAGACCAAATCCCTGTGATCTATTGGATGCACGAGTGGGAAGACGATCGCTTTTTAGAGCAGGCCAGAACCACTGTACGCTGGCTTCAGGATCAATTGGTGGATGCGGACATTAAAGTAAATGCCAAAAATTTCAGCTTTTTTTATCATAATCAAGAAAGACAACTGGGAGCGGTGGATTTCGTAGGATTGATGGTTCATGAATTTGGCCATGCCCTAGGATTCGCTCATAATTCGGTTCAAGAGAGTGTGATGTTCTATCAATTAAGAAGAGGTCAGGAGCGTCGTAAGGCCAATAATGGACTGGTCTTCCACGAGACGGACATAGCTTCTTATCAGTGTGAATATGGCGAAGATATGGTTTTGAGCTTTTATGTGGACGCTATAAAAACAGGCGATAGCGGTATAGTAAGCGGCGCGTCAAATCCATAA
- a CDS encoding DUF3617 domain-containing protein encodes MKYLSLFLLFFLPTTTWSKKLEPLGLEPGLYSSVSKVYLNGKLNDPFLAAKKQALAMPNGKQKTEAAQNIRQYQNTQICITKDMLQPQNFYQKQQDSKYCKYTLTRATAQQITAHFDCGEVRGKGIVTTKMLTPTTYESAFIGGKGPKGEKLKVVSTAKKIGDKCSPQINTYSGQVFTPNTPSKPKVKKK; translated from the coding sequence ATGAAGTATCTAAGCCTATTTCTTCTTTTTTTCCTTCCCACAACAACGTGGTCTAAAAAACTAGAACCCTTGGGGCTTGAACCTGGGCTTTACAGCTCAGTCTCTAAAGTCTACCTCAATGGGAAGCTCAATGACCCCTTCTTGGCCGCCAAAAAGCAGGCCCTTGCTATGCCCAATGGCAAACAAAAGACTGAAGCCGCCCAAAATATTCGTCAGTACCAAAATACACAGATTTGCATCACCAAAGATATGCTCCAGCCACAAAATTTTTATCAAAAACAGCAGGACAGCAAATACTGCAAATACACCCTGACCAGAGCCACTGCTCAGCAGATCACCGCTCACTTTGACTGCGGAGAGGTACGGGGCAAAGGGATTGTCACAACCAAGATGCTCACTCCTACTACTTATGAGTCCGCGTTTATTGGGGGCAAGGGACCTAAAGGCGAAAAGCTTAAGGTGGTTTCTACGGCTAAAAAAATCGGGGATAAATGTTCTCCCCAGATCAACACCTATTCAGGGCAAGTTTTTACACCTAATACCCCTAGTAAGCCTAAAGTTAAAAAGAAATAA
- a CDS encoding proline dehydrogenase family protein: MFFSRKNKTPNYSQTDNPILQLGSEILSGKAESKSLFNKDWWYGKIMDLSMKSPSFKTQMFRFVDVLPYLNDNEDVAKHLKEYFSEDGSQMPSVFQMGANLGAMAPGLLANSVRKNVTEMAKLFITGETPEEALPKLEAGRKKNLAFTVDLLGEATLSEKEAADYQRRYMELIEALAEKSVSWSHNPQLDSNHLGEIPKVNVSVKLSSLYSQVHVTAWEETQKILIERIKPIFDLAVKKNIFINVDMEHYAIKDLTLEVFKKLLMLPEYKSYPHFGIVLQAYLRDSYQDAQALVDFAKHRGTPFSVRLVKGAYWDSEVIHAKQSTWPVPVYTQKQESDANYEKCCDLFLKNNAYVHVAVASHNVRSIAYAIQRAQELGLPNNAFELQMLYGMADNFKAALIAKGYRLREYATVGEMIPGMAYLVRRLLENTSNESFLRTSSEQTLPLDVLLKDPKMDLPETSSDPGLTGFINEPLVDFSKTEQRKAFVKTLETVKSQLPMNDIPYSVAGKEKRSGQKLERYSPNETQLKVCDFHYPSPEDVSEAIASAQKTFATWRYVPYQTRSTAIHKLADLIAKHRHEIAALQVFEVGKSWEQADGDLTEAIDFCRYYAEDIKRLGAGEKVGSVPGETSIYHYIPKGVVGVIAPWNFPFAILTGMVAAALVTGNTVLIKPAEQSTATAYWLYKLLKQIPEIPAEAYHFLPGPGENIGAQIVKDPDVNMIAFTGSKSVGLSILEQAGQVKPGQQKVKTAVIEMGGKNSIIIDSDADLDEAVAGVLYSAFGFQGQKCSACSRVIVLPQNYDLFVERLIEATSSIEIRNAQDPKCYVGPVVDEDSYKRLLGVIERAKSTEATLAYSATELPTNGYYVPPTIFTNVDPKSFLAQEEFFGPVLAVIKAKDLDDAIRIANGTEYALTSGIYSRSPSSIEKAKMTLEAGNIYINRSITGAMVNRHPFGGFKMSGLGSKTGGPDYLKGFMYPKVTTENTMRRGFSPDLVN, translated from the coding sequence ATGTTTTTTTCGCGTAAAAACAAAACACCAAACTACTCTCAAACTGACAATCCCATTCTGCAATTAGGTTCTGAAATTTTATCGGGCAAAGCCGAATCCAAATCTCTTTTTAACAAAGACTGGTGGTATGGAAAGATCATGGACTTGTCGATGAAAAGTCCTAGCTTTAAAACTCAAATGTTTCGCTTTGTGGATGTGTTGCCTTACTTAAACGACAATGAAGATGTCGCTAAACATTTAAAAGAATACTTTTCTGAAGATGGTTCCCAAATGCCTTCCGTCTTTCAGATGGGAGCCAACTTAGGTGCCATGGCTCCAGGTTTACTCGCAAATTCCGTTCGTAAAAACGTCACTGAGATGGCGAAACTTTTTATTACAGGAGAAACCCCCGAAGAGGCTTTACCTAAACTTGAAGCTGGTCGTAAAAAAAACTTAGCCTTCACTGTGGATCTTTTGGGTGAAGCCACGCTTTCAGAAAAAGAAGCTGCGGATTACCAACGTCGTTATATGGAGCTGATCGAAGCTCTTGCAGAAAAAAGTGTAAGCTGGTCTCACAATCCACAACTGGACAGCAATCACTTAGGTGAAATTCCAAAAGTGAATGTCTCTGTCAAACTCTCTTCACTTTACAGCCAAGTGCACGTGACGGCGTGGGAAGAGACCCAAAAGATTTTAATTGAAAGAATAAAACCCATTTTTGATTTAGCGGTGAAGAAAAATATTTTTATCAACGTGGATATGGAACACTATGCGATCAAAGACCTGACACTCGAAGTGTTTAAAAAGCTTCTGATGCTTCCAGAATATAAAAGCTATCCTCACTTTGGAATCGTCCTTCAGGCTTACCTGCGTGACTCTTATCAAGACGCGCAGGCCTTAGTGGATTTTGCCAAACACAGAGGCACACCCTTTAGTGTCCGCCTAGTCAAAGGGGCCTACTGGGACTCTGAGGTGATCCACGCCAAGCAAAGCACTTGGCCCGTTCCCGTCTACACACAAAAACAAGAATCAGATGCCAACTATGAAAAGTGCTGTGACCTTTTCCTTAAAAACAACGCCTATGTTCATGTTGCTGTTGCGTCTCACAATGTGCGCTCTATTGCCTATGCCATTCAAAGAGCCCAAGAGCTTGGACTGCCAAACAATGCCTTTGAATTGCAAATGCTTTACGGCATGGCGGATAACTTTAAAGCCGCACTCATCGCAAAAGGCTACCGTCTGCGCGAGTATGCTACTGTAGGAGAGATGATTCCAGGAATGGCTTACCTTGTTCGCCGTCTGCTTGAAAATACTTCTAACGAATCTTTCTTACGTACAAGTTCTGAGCAGACTCTGCCCCTTGACGTTTTACTTAAAGATCCCAAAATGGATTTACCAGAAACATCCAGTGATCCTGGGCTTACAGGTTTTATCAATGAGCCTCTTGTTGATTTTTCTAAAACAGAACAGCGCAAAGCCTTTGTTAAAACTTTAGAAACCGTAAAATCCCAACTGCCCATGAATGACATTCCTTACTCTGTGGCAGGAAAAGAAAAAAGATCGGGACAAAAATTAGAACGCTACTCCCCCAACGAGACACAACTTAAAGTGTGTGACTTTCACTACCCTAGCCCCGAAGATGTCAGTGAAGCCATCGCTTCGGCACAAAAGACTTTTGCCACATGGAGATATGTCCCCTATCAAACACGCTCCACAGCGATTCACAAACTTGCTGACCTGATTGCCAAACATCGCCATGAAATTGCTGCGCTACAAGTATTTGAAGTAGGTAAATCTTGGGAGCAGGCCGATGGGGACCTGACTGAAGCCATCGACTTCTGTCGTTATTATGCCGAAGACATTAAACGTTTAGGAGCAGGTGAAAAAGTAGGTTCTGTTCCTGGAGAGACCAGCATCTATCACTACATTCCCAAAGGAGTCGTAGGAGTGATCGCACCATGGAACTTTCCATTTGCGATCTTAACGGGAATGGTGGCCGCAGCTCTTGTGACAGGCAATACAGTTTTAATCAAACCAGCCGAACAAAGCACAGCCACAGCCTATTGGTTGTATAAACTTTTAAAACAAATTCCAGAAATTCCTGCTGAGGCTTACCATTTCTTGCCAGGCCCTGGAGAAAATATCGGTGCACAAATCGTAAAAGACCCCGATGTAAATATGATTGCCTTTACTGGTTCTAAATCTGTAGGGCTTTCGATTTTAGAACAAGCAGGACAGGTCAAGCCTGGTCAGCAAAAGGTCAAAACTGCCGTCATTGAAATGGGTGGAAAAAACAGCATCATCATTGATAGTGATGCCGACTTGGATGAAGCCGTGGCAGGTGTGCTGTATTCCGCCTTTGGTTTTCAAGGGCAAAAGTGCTCGGCGTGCTCGCGTGTGATTGTGCTTCCGCAAAACTATGACCTGTTTGTCGAACGCCTGATTGAAGCCACTTCCAGCATAGAGATACGCAATGCCCAAGACCCTAAATGCTATGTGGGACCTGTGGTGGACGAGGACTCCTATAAGCGTCTATTAGGCGTTATAGAGCGCGCCAAGAGCACTGAGGCCACATTGGCCTACAGCGCTACTGAGTTGCCTACAAATGGCTATTACGTGCCCCCCACCATCTTTACTAACGTGGACCCCAAATCCTTCTTAGCGCAAGAGGAGTTTTTTGGTCCCGTACTGGCTGTCATCAAAGCCAAAGACTTAGACGATGCGATTAGAATTGCCAACGGCACAGAGTACGCTCTGACCTCTGGCATTTACTCTCGTTCGCCCTCAAGCATTGAAAAAGCTAAGATGACTTTAGAAGCAGGAAACATTTATATCAACCGCTCAATCACAGGAGCTATGGTGAACCGTCATCCGTTTGGAGGGTTTAAAATGTCAGGTCTTGGAAGCAAAACTGGAGGACCTGATTACTTAAAAGGATTCATGTATCCTAAGGTGACCACTGAAAACACCATGCGACGCGGATTTAGCCCTGACTTAGTCAACTAA